The nucleotide sequence AGTTCACACTTATCTTGTGACGTTGCCAGAACCGTTGGTGGTTGAAGAGGCTGAGGATCTTAATCGTGAGTTTAAATCCATCTTGCAGTCTGGGCTGACCGTGGTGGCCAATCGAATTAAAAATTTTCCCGATCTTCTCAGTGCAGAGGCCGTGGACCAAGAGTACATCGAACAGCAACAGCTGCAGAAGCAAGATCAACAACGACAGCTGGAAGAGATTCAAAAAGTGTTCGGCAAACACATGAGCGTTCCGTTCTATTATAAACCTTTAGCGGAAGTATTGGAGGGGATCGATGAGTCTCAACCAATTTTTTGATAAGTACAAGATCCTGGTTTTTGCCGGGAATGGCGGGACGGGAAAGACTACGATGTCTTCCACGGTCGCCGAACTTGCGGCAAGCCAAGGAAAAAAAATTGCACTTCTTACCATTGATCCGTCTCGGAGATTGGGCACTGTTTATAATATGGATCTCGAGAAGGATTCTTTTAAAACTAAAAAACTCGAAAAGGGTCAGATCGATATTTACCTCATCCATTCGCAGCAAGTGATCGCCGAGTTCATTACAAAAGAGTGGGGCCCCGAAGAGGCGAAAAAACTTTCGCAAAATAAAATTTTTAAACAAGTGGCGACAACGCTCTCGGAGAATCAATCGCTATCGACAATTTACAAATTGTCGCAGATTCTTAAATCGGATTATGATCTGGTGATTGTTGATACGCCACCGGCTCATCATGCCGTGGACTTTTTTCGATCTCCTCAGAGCGTAATCAATTTGTTTAGAGATAATGCGCTCGCAAAATTGATCAGTGAGCGATCTAAATCCAAGTGGTCCCCGCAAAGTTTCTTTTTGAGAATTTTCACATTCCTTGTGGGTACCGATTTTTTAGAACAAATGTCGGGATTTTTTACCGTTCTTTTAAAGTTTCAGGAACATATCGTTCAGGCCGCGGAAGAAATTCAAAAGCTCATGTCGAGCGAGCGAGCCTGCTATTTTATGGTCACCCTTCCCGAACCTTTTAAAGTGAAAGAGCTGGCTCAGGCGTTGACGGAACTCAAAAAGCAAGGAATTGCGGTGAAGCATATTATCGCGAATCGCGCTTATCCGTTGGGCTTGGATCTCAACTCCTCAGTCCCACAGGTCGGCGAAGCCGCCGATGATTTTAAGATGTACTACAAGCAGCAGTGGGAGTACTATCGGACCAAAATGGATGCGTTTTACAAAGCAATCAACAGTGCCCAAGGTACCTCTGGA is from Bdellovibrionales bacterium and encodes:
- a CDS encoding AAA family ATPase; translated protein: MSLNQFFDKYKILVFAGNGGTGKTTMSSTVAELAASQGKKIALLTIDPSRRLGTVYNMDLEKDSFKTKKLEKGQIDIYLIHSQQVIAEFITKEWGPEEAKKLSQNKIFKQVATTLSENQSLSTIYKLSQILKSDYDLVIVDTPPAHHAVDFFRSPQSVINLFRDNALAKLISERSKSKWSPQSFFLRIFTFLVGTDFLEQMSGFFTVLLKFQEHIVQAAEEIQKLMSSERACYFMVTLPEPFKVKELAQALTELKKQGIAVKHIIANRAYPLGLDLNSSVPQVGEAADDFKMYYKQQWEYYRTKMDAFYKAINSAQGTSGSTYKIYFVPERTFSSTAVDLEKLGADLSQAFATSEP